The Gammaproteobacteria bacterium genome includes a window with the following:
- a CDS encoding cation transporter, which yields MRSTNILAALTALMILPAFAAAARMIVLDVQNMTCAVCAITVKKSLEKIPGVENVTVDFDKKTATVKFDPDEAGPMAFVKATTEAGYPSNIHK from the coding sequence ATGCGTTCGACGAATATTCTCGCCGCCTTGACCGCGCTGATGATCTTGCCTGCCTTTGCGGCCGCGGCGCGGATGATCGTGCTGGACGTCCAGAACATGACCTGTGCGGTGTGCGCGATCACGGTGAAGAAGTCGCTTGAGAAAATACCTGGCGTCGAGAACGTTACTGTCGACTTCGACAAGAAGACGGCGACTGTTAAGTTCGACCCGGACGAGGCAGGGCCTATGGCCTTCGTCAAGGCGACTACCGAAGCAGGCTATCCTTCCAACATCCATAAGTGA
- a CDS encoding mercury transporter MerT, whose protein sequence is MSAVNVKGPLAAGILAAIGASVCCVGPLVLLALGIGGSWIANLTALAPYRPIFIALTLLFLGLAFRRLYLSPQATCRPGTACANPTTVRRQRIVFWLVTSLMLGLLAVPWFAPSFY, encoded by the coding sequence ATGTCTGCGGTGAATGTGAAAGGCCCGCTCGCAGCGGGAATACTGGCCGCCATCGGCGCGTCGGTGTGTTGTGTAGGTCCGCTGGTGCTGCTCGCCCTCGGCATTGGCGGATCGTGGATCGCCAATCTGACGGCATTAGCACCATACCGCCCGATATTTATCGCGCTGACGCTGCTTTTCCTGGGGCTGGCATTCCGAAGACTTTACCTTAGCCCGCAGGCAACCTGTAGGCCTGGCACTGCTTGCGCCAACCCCACAACTGTCCGGCGACAGCGAATTGTGTTCTGGCTCGTGACTTCCCTAATGCTCGGTCTGCTCGCCGTGCCTTGGTTCGCACCCTCGTTCTATTGA
- the merR gene encoding Hg(II)-responsive transcriptional regulator translates to MSVELTIGRLAEMASVNVETIRYYQRRGLLDEPGKPLGGHRRYAAEEVVRVRFIKRAQQLGFTLEEVKGLLHLEDGQSCRQTRLLAEQKLEQIEARIKDLDRMCRTLKALIAECAAGKRPRSCPIIATLSADR, encoded by the coding sequence ATGTCCGTGGAACTGACGATCGGGCGACTGGCGGAGATGGCCAGCGTGAACGTCGAAACCATTCGCTACTATCAGCGGCGCGGCCTCTTGGACGAGCCGGGCAAGCCGCTCGGCGGCCATCGGCGCTACGCCGCCGAGGAGGTAGTACGCGTGCGTTTCATCAAGCGAGCGCAGCAACTGGGTTTTACATTGGAAGAGGTTAAAGGCTTGTTACATCTGGAGGACGGCCAAAGTTGCCGGCAGACGCGACTGCTCGCAGAGCAGAAGTTAGAACAGATCGAGGCGCGAATTAAGGATCTTGACCGTATGTGCCGTACGCTTAAGGCCTTGATCGCCGAGTGCGCGGCGGGGAAACGGCCTCGCTCCTGCCCGATCATCGCCACGTTGTCGGCAGATAGGTAG